A stretch of Amycolatopsis balhimycina FH 1894 DNA encodes these proteins:
- a CDS encoding acyl-CoA dehydrogenase family protein, which produces MTSTRAGTEIEAALDAALADVAAHGPGGTEDSRIAELDATEEFPAPFTDRLDAFGLPAYYVPAEWGGEAEDHEVLLRLWRTVARRDLSTVVAHGKTYLGAASVWIAGDAEQAATTATGILTGAQVAWALSEPDHGSDLLNGTVTATARDRGYRLDGVKWPINNATRARYLTVLARTGEAGTGRGQSLFLVDKSALAPGTWRTLPKEPTHGIRGVDISGIAFLDATLPSGALLGAEGTGIETVLRALQLTRTLCAALSLGAGEHALRLAAIFAAERIIQRRPLLDRARPRATLGRCSALLAAAEAAAMVGSRAIHAMTGEMSVVSAVVKAVAPALVDSVIGELAELLGARSFLTGVYAHGAFQKVGRDHQIVSVFDGSTPVNRAALVQQFPRLAREFAAGTVDADGLAKAAAVGCPPGPLDRGALTLLSRQGCSVVQSLPALARSIAAGTAPDGLAAHATAFAATTGDVHELMAAVTPAARPPMAAYELAGAYELCYAGAACLHTWSAERHRHGGEPLWEDGLWVRAALRALRARLAVTLRIPVPAPERGDDRIDDAIAVHVAEAARTGAPVTPFGAPALRAPAGRT; this is translated from the coding sequence GTGACGTCCACCCGTGCCGGCACGGAGATCGAGGCCGCCCTGGACGCTGCCTTGGCCGACGTCGCCGCTCACGGCCCCGGCGGGACGGAGGACAGCCGGATCGCCGAACTGGACGCCACCGAGGAGTTCCCGGCTCCCTTCACCGACCGGCTGGATGCCTTCGGCCTGCCTGCGTACTACGTCCCCGCCGAATGGGGTGGCGAGGCCGAGGACCACGAGGTGCTGCTGCGCCTGTGGCGCACGGTGGCCAGGCGCGACCTGAGCACCGTGGTCGCGCACGGCAAGACCTACCTCGGAGCCGCCTCCGTCTGGATCGCGGGCGACGCCGAGCAGGCCGCCACCACCGCGACCGGGATCCTGACGGGCGCCCAGGTCGCCTGGGCGCTCTCCGAGCCGGACCACGGCAGCGATCTGCTCAACGGGACGGTGACCGCGACCGCGCGGGACCGCGGCTACCGGCTCGACGGGGTGAAGTGGCCCATCAACAACGCCACCAGGGCCCGGTACCTGACCGTACTGGCCCGTACCGGCGAGGCGGGCACCGGACGCGGGCAGAGCCTTTTCCTCGTGGACAAATCCGCGCTCGCTCCCGGCACGTGGCGAACATTGCCCAAGGAACCCACGCACGGCATCCGCGGCGTCGACATCTCCGGGATCGCCTTCCTCGACGCGACGCTGCCCTCCGGTGCGTTGCTGGGCGCGGAGGGCACCGGGATCGAAACCGTGCTGCGTGCGCTCCAGCTCACCCGGACCCTGTGCGCGGCCCTGTCGCTCGGCGCGGGCGAGCACGCACTGCGGCTCGCCGCGATCTTCGCCGCGGAGCGGATCATCCAGCGCCGCCCGCTGCTGGATCGCGCCCGCCCGCGGGCCACCCTCGGCCGGTGTTCCGCGCTGCTGGCCGCCGCGGAGGCGGCGGCCATGGTCGGCAGCCGCGCCATTCACGCCATGACCGGCGAGATGAGCGTGGTCTCCGCCGTGGTCAAGGCCGTGGCGCCCGCCCTGGTCGACTCGGTGATCGGCGAGCTGGCCGAGCTGCTGGGCGCGCGGTCCTTCCTCACCGGCGTATACGCGCACGGCGCGTTCCAGAAGGTCGGGCGGGATCACCAGATCGTCTCGGTGTTCGACGGCAGCACGCCGGTGAACCGCGCCGCGCTGGTGCAGCAGTTCCCGCGCCTGGCGAGGGAGTTCGCCGCCGGCACCGTGGACGCGGATGGGCTGGCGAAGGCGGCGGCGGTCGGGTGTCCCCCTGGCCCGCTCGACCGCGGCGCGCTCACGCTGCTGTCCCGGCAGGGATGCTCGGTGGTGCAGTCCCTTCCCGCCCTGGCCCGCTCGATCGCCGCCGGGACCGCTCCGGACGGGCTCGCGGCACACGCCACCGCCTTCGCCGCCACCACCGGGGACGTCCACGAACTGATGGCCGCGGTGACTCCGGCCGCCCGTCCGCCGATGGCCGCGTACGAGCTCGCCGGCGCGTACGAACTCTGCTACGCGGGCGCCGCGTGCCTGCACACGTGGTCGGCCGAGCGGCACCGGCACGGTGGGGAACCGCTGTGGGAGGACGGTCTTTGGGTCCGAGCCGCGCTCCGCGCACTGCGGGCCAGGCTCGCCGTCACGCTGCGGATCCCGGTGCCCGCCCCGGAAAGGGGAGACGATCGGATCGACGACGCGATCGCGGTACACGTGGCCGAGGCCGCCCGTACCGGTGCCCCGGTCACCCCGTTCGGCGCACCGGCACTCCGGGCCCCGGCGGGCCGGACATGA
- a CDS encoding HPr family phosphocarrier protein, whose translation MSSKTVVIGSPVGLHARPAKLLVEAAARQPVPVKIGRSEDKLVDAASILGVMALGVRGGEEVLITAEGEGAESAVAEIAELLARDLDSAEQSAG comes from the coding sequence ATGTCCAGTAAAACAGTGGTAATCGGGTCGCCTGTCGGGCTGCATGCGCGGCCGGCCAAGCTGCTCGTCGAAGCGGCGGCCAGGCAGCCGGTGCCGGTGAAGATCGGCCGCAGCGAGGACAAGCTGGTGGACGCCGCCAGCATCCTCGGGGTGATGGCCCTCGGCGTCCGCGGCGGCGAAGAAGTGCTGATCACGGCCGAGGGCGAAGGCGCGGAGAGCGCGGTGGCGGAGATCGCCGAGCTGCTGGCGCGCGATCTCGACTCGGCCGAGCAGTCGGCCGGCTGA
- a CDS encoding PTS sugar transporter subunit IIA, with product MPTDAAILGAESVLIGCTATGQADAITQVGRKLLELGAVEPDYLDAMHERERSVSTYLGENVAIPHGTDESRRFVKRTKLAILQFPGGVDWDGNDVRLCVGIAAQGSEQVGILSSLARILMDGEQARQLREAPDVETILRLLNQMDEEFSE from the coding sequence TTGCCGACTGACGCTGCCATCCTCGGCGCCGAGTCCGTCCTCATCGGCTGCACCGCCACCGGCCAGGCCGACGCGATCACGCAGGTCGGCCGCAAGCTCCTGGAGCTGGGGGCGGTGGAGCCGGACTACCTCGACGCGATGCACGAGCGCGAACGCTCGGTGTCGACCTACCTCGGCGAAAACGTCGCCATCCCGCACGGCACCGACGAGTCCCGCCGGTTCGTGAAGCGGACCAAGCTGGCGATCCTCCAGTTCCCCGGCGGGGTCGACTGGGACGGCAACGACGTGCGGCTGTGCGTCGGCATCGCCGCCCAGGGGTCGGAGCAGGTCGGCATCTTGTCCTCGCTGGCCCGGATCCTGATGGACGGCGAGCAGGCACGGCAGCTGCGGGAGGCGCCGGACGTCGAGACGATCTTGCGACTGTTGAATCAGATGGACGAGGAGTTCTCCGAATGA
- a CDS encoding MbtH family protein, whose translation MPNPFEDPDAGYLVLVNAEGQHSLWPVFADVPDGWESVFGEAGRQECLDYIEKNWTDMRPKSLIEAMEKTAPTS comes from the coding sequence ATGCCGAATCCTTTCGAGGACCCAGACGCCGGTTACCTCGTTTTGGTCAATGCCGAGGGGCAACATTCGCTCTGGCCCGTTTTCGCCGATGTCCCCGACGGATGGGAAAGCGTTTTCGGGGAGGCCGGCAGGCAGGAATGCCTCGACTACATCGAGAAGAACTGGACCGACATGCGTCCGAAAAGCCTCATCGAGGCGATGGAAAAAACAGCGCCGACGTCATGA
- the pfkB gene encoding 1-phosphofructokinase: MFVTLTANPSVDRTVEVARLTRGDLHRATGATLQPGGKGINVARALVRNGHKARAVVPAGGAEGDQLISLLEDCDIDVVRVRTEKPVRSNISIVEPDATVTKLNEIGPRLSAQEIETVCDVLLANVADARWVVVAGSLPPGVGEDFYAALIERLAPTGVRVVVDTSGPAFRTSVKAGPALVKPNLDELEEAVDRRLDTVRDIVDAAQELRFLGAGKVLASLGSKGAVLVEDAGIWCANASAEPRSSVGAGDAMLAGFLAAGGSGPQALATAVAWGAAAVSLPGSTMPGPQDVEARRVRVEPHPGWDEKVRE, from the coding sequence GTGTTCGTGACCCTGACGGCGAACCCGAGCGTCGACCGCACGGTCGAGGTGGCTCGGCTCACCCGGGGCGATCTGCACCGGGCCACCGGCGCCACCCTCCAGCCCGGCGGCAAAGGCATCAACGTCGCCCGGGCGCTGGTCCGCAACGGACACAAGGCTCGTGCGGTGGTTCCCGCCGGCGGTGCCGAAGGCGATCAGCTGATCAGTCTCCTTGAGGACTGCGACATCGACGTGGTCAGGGTCCGCACCGAAAAGCCGGTGCGCAGCAACATCAGCATCGTGGAACCGGACGCCACGGTGACGAAGCTGAACGAGATCGGCCCGCGCCTGTCGGCACAGGAGATCGAGACGGTGTGCGACGTCCTGCTGGCCAACGTGGCCGACGCGCGCTGGGTGGTGGTGGCGGGAAGCCTGCCGCCCGGCGTCGGTGAGGACTTCTACGCGGCGCTGATCGAACGGCTCGCCCCCACCGGGGTCCGGGTCGTCGTCGACACCAGCGGCCCGGCGTTCCGGACGTCGGTGAAGGCCGGGCCGGCGCTGGTCAAGCCGAACCTCGACGAGCTCGAGGAAGCTGTCGACCGGCGGCTCGACACGGTGCGGGACATCGTGGACGCCGCGCAGGAGCTGCGTTTTCTCGGCGCGGGAAAGGTTTTGGCCAGTCTCGGCAGCAAAGGCGCCGTGCTGGTCGAAGACGCGGGGATCTGGTGCGCCAACGCATCGGCCGAACCGCGGAGTTCGGTCGGTGCCGGCGACGCGATGCTCGCCGGTTTCCTGGCGGCAGGGGGGAGTGGCCCGCAGGCGCTGGCCACAGCCGTCGCCTGGGGTGCGGCCGCGGTGTCGCTCCCGGGCAGCACGATGCCGGGGCCTCAAGACGTGGAGGCGCGTCGAGTGCGGGTGGAACCGCATCCCGGCTGGGACGAGAAGGTTCGCGAATAG
- the ptsP gene encoding phosphoenolpyruvate--protein phosphotransferase, whose protein sequence is MVEELRGNPASPGAAAGPVVRLTPPPVLPEHWDAPAEPEAELAAATEALDAAVADLEKRAASVSGEAKSIMDTQIMMAKDASLTAGIRASVDNGRPAAWAISDAFGKHVAALESIGGYVGERAADLIDIRDRAIAAALGLEPPGIPDVDGVFVLVGQDIAPADTVLLDPAKVLGIVTEKGGPTSHTAIVARALGIPAVVGCAGAAGLEAGQRVAVDGGRGTVVVDPTDDHVRQVRAESDALKEKLARHSGPGATADGHPVKLLLNVGSVGGASAEAAADAEGVGLFRTEFLFLDRTEAPSVEEQRAAYGEVLRGFAGRPVVIRTLDAGADKYIPFANTEDEPNPALGVRGYRVGVRHPELLTAQLRAISLAAADHDADVRVMAPMIATPAEAAAFRDLTREHGIGRAGVMIEVPAAAIRAADILAEVDFVSIGTNDLSQYTYAADRMLGELGELLDPWQPALLALVANVAAAAKEAGKAAGICGEAASDPGLAPVFAGLGITSLSMSVSAVPAVRAALTDYTLEQCEVLAREVLSAPDAPKARRVAAEFAAKSGG, encoded by the coding sequence TTGGTTGAGGAACTGCGCGGCAACCCGGCGAGCCCCGGTGCGGCCGCCGGCCCGGTGGTGCGGCTGACCCCGCCCCCGGTGCTGCCGGAGCACTGGGACGCCCCGGCAGAGCCGGAAGCCGAACTGGCGGCCGCCACCGAAGCGCTCGACGCGGCGGTGGCGGACCTGGAGAAGCGCGCGGCCTCGGTCAGCGGCGAGGCGAAGTCCATCATGGACACCCAGATCATGATGGCCAAGGACGCCTCACTGACGGCGGGCATCCGCGCCTCGGTGGACAACGGGCGGCCGGCGGCGTGGGCGATTTCCGACGCCTTCGGCAAGCACGTCGCCGCGCTGGAGAGCATCGGCGGCTACGTCGGGGAGCGGGCGGCCGACCTGATCGACATCCGGGACCGGGCGATCGCCGCCGCGCTGGGGCTGGAGCCACCCGGCATTCCCGACGTCGACGGGGTGTTCGTCCTGGTGGGCCAGGACATCGCGCCGGCCGACACGGTCCTGCTCGACCCGGCGAAGGTGCTCGGCATCGTCACCGAGAAGGGGGGCCCGACGAGTCACACGGCGATCGTCGCCCGGGCGCTCGGGATCCCCGCGGTGGTCGGCTGCGCCGGCGCCGCGGGCCTCGAGGCCGGGCAGCGGGTCGCGGTCGACGGCGGGCGCGGCACGGTGGTCGTGGACCCGACCGACGACCACGTTCGCCAGGTCCGGGCCGAGTCCGACGCGCTGAAGGAAAAGCTCGCCCGGCACAGCGGTCCCGGCGCCACCGCCGACGGCCACCCGGTCAAGCTCCTGCTCAACGTCGGCAGCGTCGGCGGCGCCTCGGCCGAAGCCGCCGCCGACGCCGAAGGGGTCGGGCTCTTCCGCACCGAGTTCCTGTTCCTGGACCGCACGGAGGCCCCGTCGGTCGAGGAACAGCGGGCGGCCTACGGCGAGGTGCTGCGCGGGTTCGCCGGCCGTCCGGTGGTCATCCGGACGCTGGACGCCGGAGCCGACAAGTACATCCCGTTCGCCAACACCGAAGACGAGCCCAACCCGGCCCTCGGCGTGCGCGGCTACCGCGTCGGCGTCCGCCACCCGGAGCTGCTCACTGCGCAGCTGCGGGCGATCAGCCTGGCGGCCGCCGACCACGACGCGGACGTGCGGGTGATGGCTCCGATGATCGCCACGCCGGCGGAGGCCGCGGCGTTCCGCGACCTGACCCGCGAGCACGGCATCGGCCGGGCCGGCGTCATGATCGAGGTGCCGGCCGCGGCGATCCGGGCGGCGGACATCCTGGCGGAGGTCGACTTCGTCAGCATCGGCACCAACGACCTGTCGCAGTACACCTACGCCGCGGACCGGATGCTGGGTGAACTGGGGGAGCTGCTGGACCCCTGGCAGCCGGCGTTGCTGGCGCTCGTGGCAAACGTCGCGGCGGCGGCCAAGGAGGCGGGCAAGGCCGCCGGCATCTGCGGCGAGGCGGCCAGCGACCCGGGGCTGGCCCCGGTGTTCGCCGGCCTCGGCATCACCAGCCTGTCGATGTCGGTGTCCGCGGTCCCCGCGGTCCGCGCCGCCTTGACCGACTACACGCTCGAGCAGTGCGAAGTCCTGGCCCGCGAGGTGCTGTCCGCGCCCGACGCGCCGAAGGCCCGCCGGGTCGCGGCGGAGTTCGCCGCCAAGTCCGGCGGTTGA
- a CDS encoding zinc-dependent dehydrogenase, protein MKVARFYAPGDLRVEEADEPNPGPDEIKIRVHNTSTCGTDLKIFKHGHHHIDPPRVIGHEIAGEVVETGANVSGWNSGDRVQVIAAIPCGECKQCRKGLQQVCPNQLSMGYHFDGGFAEYMIVPKQVLKVDGVNRIPDGVSYAEASVAEPLACVLNGQSFAQVGRGDVVVVVGAGPIGCLHVRLARAKGAAAVYLVELNRGRLDMAAELVKPDAAICGAEVDPVEKVLELTGGDGADVVITAAAAGKAQEDALKMTARRGRISFFGGLPKDNPIIACDSNLVHYRELTIYGANGSSPDHNRQALELISSGRVPVDDLITHHLPLSEVRRAIDIVSSGEAIKVTIEPGTSDAA, encoded by the coding sequence ATGAAGGTGGCACGTTTCTACGCGCCAGGCGATCTGCGGGTCGAAGAGGCCGACGAGCCGAACCCAGGCCCGGACGAGATCAAGATCCGGGTGCACAACACCTCCACGTGCGGCACGGATCTGAAGATCTTCAAGCACGGGCACCACCACATCGACCCGCCGCGGGTGATCGGCCACGAGATCGCCGGCGAGGTCGTCGAGACCGGCGCGAACGTCTCCGGCTGGAACTCCGGCGACCGCGTCCAGGTGATCGCGGCGATCCCGTGCGGCGAGTGCAAGCAGTGCCGCAAGGGCCTGCAGCAGGTCTGTCCCAACCAGCTGTCGATGGGCTACCACTTCGACGGCGGGTTCGCGGAGTACATGATCGTGCCGAAGCAGGTGCTCAAGGTCGACGGTGTCAACCGGATTCCCGACGGCGTCAGCTATGCCGAGGCCTCGGTCGCCGAACCGCTGGCGTGCGTCCTCAACGGGCAGAGCTTCGCGCAGGTCGGCCGAGGCGACGTCGTCGTGGTCGTCGGCGCCGGTCCGATCGGCTGCCTGCACGTGCGGCTCGCCCGCGCCAAGGGCGCGGCCGCGGTGTACCTGGTCGAACTGAACCGCGGCCGGCTGGACATGGCGGCGGAGCTGGTCAAGCCGGACGCCGCGATCTGCGGCGCCGAAGTCGACCCGGTGGAGAAGGTCCTCGAGCTCACCGGTGGCGACGGCGCCGACGTGGTCATCACGGCGGCGGCCGCGGGCAAGGCCCAGGAGGACGCGCTCAAGATGACCGCGCGCCGCGGCCGGATCAGCTTCTTCGGCGGCCTGCCGAAGGACAACCCGATCATCGCGTGCGATTCCAACCTCGTGCATTACCGCGAGCTGACCATCTACGGCGCCAACGGGTCGAGCCCCGACCACAACCGCCAGGCGCTCGAGCTGATCTCCTCGGGCCGGGTCCCGGTCGACGACCTGATCACCCACCACCTGCCGCTGTCGGAGGTGCGCCGCGCGATCGACATCGTCAGCAGTGGCGAGGCCATCAAGGTGACCATCGAGCCGGGCACGTCCGACGCCGCGTGA
- the mtlA gene encoding PTS mannitol transporter subunit IICB, giving the protein MTTTTEIDEETPSRAERARVSVQRFGGQLASMVMPNIGAFIAWGLITALFIPSGWAPNAHIAELVDPMINFLLPVLIGYTGGRLVHGQRGAVVGAVATVGIAVGASIPMFLGAMIVGPLGGFLIKLWDDKVGSKTAPGFKMLVDNFSAGIIGGAMAVLGLLGIGPVVQGITKGLGHGVQVLIDAHLLPLVSIIVEPAKVLFLNNAINHGVLSPLGVADALRDGKAIEFLIEPNPGPGFGILLALTFFGARSARATAPGAIIIQFFGGIHEIYFPYVLATPRLILAAVAGGAAGVATFSIFGAGLTATPSPGSIIAVLAVTPKGGYVGVIAGVLVAAIVSFVVAAALLKFGRDARKEERELAVANGGAVT; this is encoded by the coding sequence ATGACTACCACTACGGAGATCGACGAAGAAACTCCGTCGAGGGCGGAGCGCGCGCGGGTCTCGGTCCAGCGCTTCGGCGGTCAGCTCGCCAGCATGGTCATGCCGAACATCGGCGCGTTCATCGCCTGGGGCCTGATCACCGCCCTGTTCATCCCGAGCGGGTGGGCGCCCAACGCGCACATCGCCGAGCTCGTCGATCCGATGATCAACTTCCTGCTGCCGGTCCTGATCGGCTACACCGGCGGCCGCTTGGTCCACGGCCAGCGCGGCGCGGTCGTCGGTGCGGTCGCGACGGTCGGGATCGCGGTCGGCGCCTCAATCCCGATGTTCCTCGGCGCGATGATCGTCGGCCCGCTTGGTGGCTTCCTGATCAAGCTGTGGGACGACAAGGTCGGCAGCAAAACCGCCCCGGGCTTCAAGATGCTCGTCGACAACTTCAGCGCCGGCATCATCGGTGGCGCCATGGCGGTGCTCGGCCTGCTGGGCATCGGCCCGGTCGTGCAGGGCATCACCAAGGGCCTCGGCCACGGCGTACAGGTCCTGATCGACGCGCACCTGCTCCCGCTGGTCTCGATCATCGTCGAGCCCGCGAAGGTGCTGTTCCTCAACAACGCCATCAACCACGGTGTACTCAGCCCCCTGGGCGTCGCCGACGCTCTGCGCGACGGCAAGGCCATCGAGTTCCTCATCGAGCCGAACCCCGGCCCCGGTTTCGGCATCCTGCTGGCGCTGACGTTCTTCGGCGCACGCAGCGCACGGGCCACCGCGCCCGGCGCGATCATCATCCAGTTCTTCGGTGGGATCCACGAGATCTACTTCCCGTACGTCCTGGCCACTCCGCGCCTGATCCTGGCCGCGGTCGCCGGTGGCGCCGCCGGTGTCGCGACGTTCAGCATCTTCGGCGCGGGCCTGACGGCGACGCCGTCGCCGGGCAGCATCATCGCGGTCCTCGCGGTGACGCCGAAGGGCGGTTACGTCGGGGTCATCGCCGGCGTGCTCGTCGCCGCGATCGTGTCGTTCGTCGTCGCCGCGGCCCTGCTGAAGTTCGGCCGGGACGCCCGCAAGGAGGAACGTGAACTGGCCGTGGCGAATGGTGGAGCCGTCACTTGA
- a CDS encoding O-methyltransferase, with the protein MASQLLASSDLLTHVGEHTRPEDAILRKLREETASLPTAAAMRVSAEEGRLLALLVKLTRARTVVEVGTFTGYSSLCMARALPRHGLLITCDITARWPALGRPHWRRAGVADRIDLRIAPATAVLDALFAEYGPGTIDLIFIDADKAGAAAYYEAALTLLSPDGLIVVAGTLSPDDGPDDQDPDTVGLREFNRLVRDDPRVEMSLLPIADGITLIRKAD; encoded by the coding sequence ATGGCGAGCCAACTACTGGCGTCCTCCGACCTGCTCACGCACGTGGGCGAACATACCCGTCCCGAGGACGCAATCCTGCGCAAGTTGCGTGAAGAAACGGCGTCGCTGCCGACAGCTGCGGCGATGAGGGTGTCCGCCGAGGAGGGCCGGTTGCTCGCGCTGCTGGTCAAGCTCACGCGGGCGCGGACGGTGGTGGAGGTCGGTACCTTCACCGGATACAGCTCGTTGTGCATGGCCCGGGCCCTTCCCCGCCACGGCCTGCTGATCACGTGCGACATCACCGCCCGGTGGCCGGCGCTCGGCAGGCCGCACTGGCGGCGTGCCGGGGTGGCGGACCGGATCGACCTGCGGATCGCGCCGGCGACCGCGGTACTCGACGCGCTGTTCGCCGAGTACGGCCCAGGTACGATCGACCTGATCTTCATCGACGCCGACAAGGCGGGCGCCGCCGCCTATTACGAGGCCGCACTGACGCTGCTGTCGCCCGACGGCCTCATCGTCGTCGCCGGCACCCTGTCCCCCGACGACGGCCCGGACGACCAGGACCCGGACACGGTGGGCCTCCGCGAGTTCAACCGCCTCGTCCGGGACGACCCGCGGGTGGAGATGTCGCTGCTGCCGATCGCCGACGGCATCACCTTGATCCGCAAGGCGGACTGA
- a CDS encoding fatty acyl-AMP ligase, which translates to MSDDLAGYRSLGEAFAARAAAYPGRTALTCFRGSTAPEHETIGYRELARRSQARAAELARRLPPGERVLIALPTSPEFVEIYLACLFAGLIAVPSPLPGSSASAGERLAAIAADCSPGLIVTTGSALAEVTAHLRTHGLARPAVDAVGPASTEPSSWPATPVRPVDRQTDAVLQYSSGSTGSPNGVILTHGAVLANLGALCTHLRLGPEDRFGGWLPLHHDMGLFTQLTAGLLCGAPVVLMQPTTFVRRPVEWFRMLDRFRITYTGGPNFAYDLCTRAITDEMMAGLDLSPVRYFVNGAEPIHAATVEAFMDRFAPIGVGPHTHSPGYGLAESTAYVACVPGGVRPTVLTVDARSLESAERPELRPADGDGIGRQVMGVGRPLAFDARIVDQRTHEPLPDGRVGEIWLRGDSIGRGYWGKPELSARVFDAGLADAEGGGGWLRTGDLGAFADRELFVTGRLKELLIVHGRNLSPHDVEREARAAHHALVGQVGAAFGIGAPDERVVLVHEVRPETPKTELPAVITAVTRRLNRSFGVPLRNIVLVRRGTVRRTTSGKIRRTAMRDRFLAGDMHVLHAELEPGLRTAPTGQHT; encoded by the coding sequence ATGAGCGATGACCTTGCCGGATACCGGAGCCTGGGTGAGGCGTTCGCCGCGCGCGCCGCCGCGTATCCCGGACGCACCGCGCTGACCTGCTTCCGGGGCTCCACCGCGCCGGAACACGAGACCATCGGATATCGGGAGCTGGCCCGGCGGAGCCAGGCGCGCGCGGCGGAGCTGGCCCGGCGGCTGCCGCCCGGCGAGCGGGTGCTCATCGCCCTGCCGACGAGTCCGGAGTTCGTCGAGATCTACCTCGCCTGCCTGTTCGCGGGGCTGATCGCCGTGCCCTCACCGCTGCCGGGCAGCTCGGCGAGTGCCGGTGAACGCCTCGCCGCGATCGCCGCCGATTGCTCGCCGGGTCTGATCGTCACCACCGGTTCCGCGCTGGCGGAGGTCACCGCGCACCTGCGCACGCACGGCCTGGCACGGCCGGCTGTCGATGCGGTGGGCCCCGCGAGCACCGAGCCGTCCTCTTGGCCGGCCACGCCCGTGCGGCCGGTCGACCGTCAGACGGACGCGGTGCTGCAGTACAGCTCCGGCTCCACCGGATCACCGAACGGGGTGATCCTCACCCATGGCGCCGTACTGGCCAACCTCGGGGCCCTGTGCACGCACCTGCGCCTCGGCCCGGAAGACCGGTTCGGCGGCTGGCTGCCGCTGCACCACGACATGGGCCTGTTCACCCAGCTCACCGCGGGGCTGCTGTGCGGCGCGCCCGTAGTCCTGATGCAGCCGACGACGTTCGTCCGGCGGCCGGTCGAGTGGTTCCGCATGCTGGACCGGTTCCGCATCACCTACACGGGTGGCCCCAATTTCGCGTACGACCTCTGCACGCGCGCCATCACCGACGAGATGATGGCCGGCCTCGACCTTTCGCCGGTGCGCTACTTCGTCAACGGCGCCGAGCCGATCCATGCCGCCACGGTCGAGGCGTTCATGGATCGGTTCGCCCCGATCGGGGTCGGCCCGCACACCCACAGCCCCGGCTATGGCCTGGCCGAGAGCACGGCGTACGTCGCCTGCGTACCCGGCGGCGTCCGGCCGACCGTGCTCACGGTCGACGCGCGGAGCCTGGAATCGGCGGAGCGTCCCGAACTGCGCCCGGCCGACGGCGACGGCATCGGCAGGCAGGTGATGGGAGTGGGCCGGCCGCTTGCCTTCGACGCGCGGATCGTCGATCAGCGGACCCACGAACCGCTTCCCGACGGCCGGGTGGGCGAAATCTGGTTGCGCGGTGACAGCATCGGCCGCGGCTACTGGGGCAAGCCGGAGCTGAGCGCGCGTGTCTTCGACGCCGGGCTGGCCGACGCCGAAGGCGGGGGCGGCTGGCTGCGCACCGGCGATCTGGGTGCCTTCGCCGACCGCGAGCTGTTCGTCACCGGCCGCCTCAAGGAGCTGCTGATCGTCCACGGCCGCAACCTGTCCCCCCATGACGTCGAGCGCGAAGCCCGTGCCGCGCACCACGCCCTCGTCGGCCAGGTCGGCGCCGCCTTCGGGATCGGGGCGCCGGACGAGCGGGTCGTGCTGGTGCACGAGGTCCGTCCGGAGACCCCGAAAACCGAGCTGCCCGCGGTGATCACGGCCGTCACCCGCAGGCTCAACCGGTCGTTCGGCGTCCCGCTGCGCAACATCGTGCTCGTCCGGCGCGGCACCGTGCGCCGCACCACCAGCGGGAAGATCAGGCGCACCGCCATGCGGGACCGGTTCCTCGCCGGCGACATGCACGTACTCCACGCCGAGCTCGAGCCAGGCCTGCGCACCGCGCCGACGGGACAGCACACGTGA